One segment of Burkholderia multivorans ATCC BAA-247 DNA contains the following:
- the ccsB gene encoding c-type cytochrome biogenesis protein CcsB — protein sequence MDLTQVSSSRPASAKAPAPAASFDERPFLARLSPLDWLFALALVVGAGYALVHYNAHMDYYDKAVLIGTVPALVALGWRWKPARLMMASIAVLSLLSIQIYQGDLARADSAFFLKYFLSSQSAILWMSALFVLATLFYWIGLLARSATGSAIGQKLTWVAVLMGFTGLMVRWYESYLIGADVGHIPVSNLYEVFVLFSLITALLYLYYEGHYGTRALGAFVLLVISAAVGFLMWYSVARDAQQIQPLVPALQSWWMKIHVPANFIGYGSFALSAMVSVAYLMKERGVLADRLPTLEVLDDVMYKSIAVGFAFFTIATILGALWAAEAWGGYWSWDPKETWALIVWLNYAAWLHMRLMKGLRGAVAAWWALTGLLVTTFAFLGVNMFLSGLHSYGKL from the coding sequence ATGGATCTCACTCAAGTCTCCTCTTCCCGTCCGGCGTCGGCCAAGGCGCCGGCTCCGGCCGCGTCGTTCGACGAGCGTCCGTTCCTCGCGCGCCTGTCGCCGCTCGACTGGCTGTTCGCCTTGGCGCTTGTCGTGGGCGCGGGCTATGCGCTCGTGCACTACAACGCGCACATGGATTACTACGACAAGGCCGTGCTGATCGGCACGGTGCCGGCGCTCGTCGCGCTCGGCTGGCGGTGGAAGCCGGCCCGGCTGATGATGGCGTCGATCGCCGTGCTGTCGCTGCTGTCGATCCAGATCTATCAGGGCGATCTCGCGCGCGCCGATTCCGCGTTCTTCCTCAAGTACTTCCTGTCGAGCCAGTCGGCGATCCTGTGGATGAGCGCGCTGTTCGTGCTCGCGACGCTGTTCTACTGGATCGGCCTGCTGGCGCGTTCGGCAACGGGATCGGCGATCGGCCAGAAGCTTACGTGGGTCGCGGTGCTGATGGGCTTCACGGGCCTGATGGTGCGCTGGTACGAGTCCTACCTGATCGGCGCCGACGTCGGGCATATCCCCGTGTCGAACCTGTACGAAGTGTTCGTGCTGTTCAGCCTGATCACCGCGCTGCTCTATCTCTATTACGAAGGCCACTACGGCACGCGTGCGCTCGGCGCGTTCGTGCTGCTGGTCATCAGCGCGGCGGTCGGCTTCCTGATGTGGTACTCGGTCGCGCGCGATGCGCAGCAGATCCAGCCGCTGGTGCCGGCGCTGCAGAGCTGGTGGATGAAGATCCACGTGCCGGCGAACTTCATCGGCTATGGCAGCTTCGCGCTGTCGGCGATGGTGTCGGTCGCCTATCTGATGAAGGAGCGCGGCGTGCTCGCCGACCGTCTGCCCACGCTGGAGGTGCTCGACGACGTGATGTACAAGTCGATCGCGGTCGGCTTCGCGTTCTTCACGATCGCGACGATCCTCGGCGCGCTGTGGGCGGCCGAAGCCTGGGGCGGCTACTGGAGCTGGGATCCGAAAGAAACCTGGGCGCTGATCGTGTGGCTGAACTACGCGGCGTGGCTGCACATGCGGTTGATGAAGGGGCTGCGCGGCGCGGTGGCTGCGTGGTGGGCGCTCACGGGCCTGCTCGTGACGACGTTCGCGTTCCTCGGCGTCAACATGTTCCTGTCCGGGCTGCATAGCTACGGCAAGCTGTAA
- the msrP gene encoding protein-methionine-sulfoxide reductase catalytic subunit MsrP yields MWIKRSFRHLLTGDDIARSEITPRALFEHRRRVLQAAGAAAAGGLLGGSGAAFAAYASPDARAAKLAAKTNAKFVAADKVTPFKDITSYNNFYEFGTDKGDPAQNAGTLRPRPWRVSVEGDVLHPKVFDIDELPKLAPLEERVYRLRCVEGWSMVIPWIGVPLSELIKRVQPTGNAKYVQFVTLADPSQMPGLSTPVLDWPYSEGLRMDEAMHPLTLLTMGVYGQVLPNQNGAPVRVVVPWKYGFKSAKSLVKIRFVDKQPKTSWNTYAPNEYGFYSNVNPDVDHPRWSQATERRIGEDGFFTPKRKTLMFNGYGDLVASMYQGMDLKKNF; encoded by the coding sequence ATGTGGATCAAACGTTCTTTCCGTCACCTGCTGACGGGCGACGATATCGCGCGCAGCGAGATCACGCCGCGCGCGCTGTTCGAGCATCGCCGGCGCGTGCTGCAGGCCGCCGGCGCCGCGGCGGCGGGCGGGCTGCTCGGCGGCAGCGGCGCGGCGTTCGCCGCGTACGCGTCGCCCGACGCGCGTGCGGCCAAGCTCGCGGCGAAAACGAACGCGAAGTTCGTCGCGGCCGACAAGGTCACGCCGTTCAAGGACATCACCTCCTACAACAACTTCTACGAATTCGGCACCGACAAGGGCGATCCCGCGCAGAACGCCGGCACGCTACGGCCGCGTCCGTGGCGCGTGAGCGTCGAGGGCGACGTGCTGCATCCGAAGGTGTTCGACATCGACGAGTTGCCGAAGCTCGCGCCGCTCGAGGAGCGCGTGTACCGGCTGCGCTGCGTCGAAGGATGGTCGATGGTGATTCCGTGGATCGGCGTGCCGCTGTCGGAGCTGATCAAGCGCGTGCAGCCGACCGGCAACGCGAAATATGTGCAGTTCGTCACGCTTGCCGATCCGTCGCAGATGCCGGGGCTGTCGACGCCGGTGCTCGACTGGCCGTACTCGGAAGGGCTGCGGATGGACGAGGCGATGCATCCGCTGACGCTGCTGACGATGGGTGTCTACGGCCAGGTGCTGCCGAACCAGAACGGCGCGCCGGTGCGCGTCGTCGTGCCGTGGAAGTACGGCTTCAAGAGTGCGAAATCGCTCGTGAAGATCCGCTTCGTCGACAAGCAGCCGAAGACGAGCTGGAACACGTACGCGCCGAACGAATACGGGTTCTATTCGAACGTCAATCCGGACGTCGACCATCCGCGCTGGAGTCAGGCGACCGAGCGTCGTATCGGCGAAGACGGCTTTTTCACGCCGAAGCGCAAGACGCTGATGTTCAACGGCTACGGCGATCTTGTCGCGTCGATGTATCAGGGCATGGACCTGAAGAAGAACTTCTGA
- the msrQ gene encoding protein-methionine-sulfoxide reductase heme-binding subunit MsrQ: MTPTPLSSSHTARSRVASGAARTAVPRWLAAAKVLVFAAGLYPLARLVLFGMTDRLGANPIEFVTRSTGLWTLVMLCVTLAITPLRRVTGVTALLRFRRMIGLFAFFYATLHFATYFWFDKWFDVAAILKDVGKRPFITVGFAAFVLLIPLAATSPRAMVRRLGRHWATLHRAIYAIAACAVLHFWWMRAGKHDLAQPKLYAAIVAALLGWRLIAWAVRRLHAARDAQKNERR, translated from the coding sequence ATGACGCCGACACCTCTTTCGTCTTCGCATACCGCGCGCTCGCGCGTGGCGTCCGGCGCCGCGCGTACGGCCGTGCCGCGCTGGCTCGCTGCGGCCAAGGTACTGGTTTTCGCGGCAGGCCTTTATCCGCTTGCGCGGCTCGTGCTGTTCGGGATGACGGACCGCCTCGGCGCGAATCCGATCGAATTCGTCACGCGCTCGACGGGCCTGTGGACGCTCGTGATGCTCTGCGTGACGCTCGCGATCACGCCGCTGCGGCGCGTGACGGGCGTGACTGCGCTGCTGCGCTTTCGCCGGATGATCGGCCTGTTCGCGTTCTTCTACGCGACGCTGCACTTCGCCACCTACTTCTGGTTCGACAAGTGGTTCGATGTGGCGGCGATTCTGAAGGACGTCGGCAAGCGGCCGTTCATCACGGTCGGCTTCGCCGCGTTCGTGCTGCTGATCCCGCTTGCGGCGACGTCGCCGCGCGCGATGGTGCGCCGGCTCGGCCGGCACTGGGCGACGCTGCACCGCGCGATCTATGCGATCGCTGCGTGCGCGGTGCTGCACTTCTGGTGGATGCGGGCCGGCAAGCACGATCTCGCGCAGCCGAAACTCTATGCGGCGATCGTCGCGGCGCTGCTCGGCTGGCGGCTGATTGCGTGGGCCGTGCGGCGCTTGCATGCGGCGCGCGATGCGCAGAAAAACGAAAGGCGATGA
- the lptM gene encoding LPS translocon maturation chaperone LptM — protein MRVVFRMSAIVAALAILAGCGQRGPLYLPTVPPLPQKPIQQQDTPPSDVAPTDENASDTPDSSGTPLTLSPELSDGTAKAPAAASGTSVH, from the coding sequence ATGCGAGTCGTTTTCCGGATGAGCGCGATTGTAGCGGCTTTGGCGATTCTTGCCGGCTGCGGCCAACGCGGCCCGCTCTATCTGCCTACCGTGCCGCCGCTGCCGCAAAAGCCGATCCAGCAGCAAGACACGCCGCCGTCGGACGTCGCACCGACCGACGAAAACGCGTCCGACACGCCCGACTCGTCCGGCACACCGCTGACGCTGTCGCCGGAGCTGTCCGACGGCACCGCGAAAGCGCCCGCCGCCGCTTCGGGCACGTCCGTGCACTAA
- the cyaY gene encoding iron donor protein CyaY, protein MSDTEYLTRAEAVLAAVERTVDAANDGDHDIDLERNGSVLTLTFENGSKIIVNLQPPMKEVWIAAKAGGFHYRYVDGAWRDTRTGTEFFAALSEYATQQAGLPITFTA, encoded by the coding sequence ATGTCCGATACCGAATACCTGACCCGTGCCGAGGCCGTGCTGGCGGCCGTCGAGCGTACCGTCGACGCCGCGAACGACGGCGATCACGACATCGATCTGGAACGCAACGGCAGCGTTCTGACGCTCACCTTCGAGAACGGCTCGAAGATCATCGTGAATCTGCAGCCGCCGATGAAGGAAGTGTGGATCGCCGCGAAGGCGGGCGGTTTCCACTATCGCTACGTCGACGGCGCATGGCGCGATACGCGCACCGGCACCGAATTCTTCGCCGCGCTGAGCGAGTACGCGACGCAGCAGGCCGGGCTGCCGATCACGTTCACCGCGTGA
- a CDS encoding penicillin-binding protein 1A, which yields MPMQSTSPTPPPPSPEPKKRPWWQKALFGFAAMCVALVVAGGLVLGYALVVAWPNMPSLDALTDYRPKVPLRIYTSDHVLIGEFGEERRDIVHFKDVPDSLKKAILAIEDARFYDHGGVDLTGILRAGVVALTNGHATQGASTITMQVARNFFLSSEKTYTRKIYEMLLAYRIERALTKDQILEVYMNQIYLGQRAYGFASAARVYFGKDLKDITLAEAAMLAGLPKAPSAYNPVVNPKRAKVRQEYILQRMLELNFITREQYDEAVAQPLVVKGAGREYSVHAEYVAEMVRQMMYAQYREETYTRGFNVITTIDSADQQVAYTALRKGIMDYERRHGYRGPEGFIELPSAADEREQAIDDALLEHPDNGELIAAVVTAASPRQITVAFIDGSSATIEGENLRFAAGALSANAQPNRRIRPGAIVRVVKNDAGKWSITQLPQVEGAFISIVPQDGAIRSLVGGFDYNKNKFNHVTQAWRQPGSSFKPFIYSASLDKGLGPATVINDGPLYFSAAETGGQPWEPKNYGGGFEGPMSMRTALQRSRNLVSIRILNHIGTKYAQQYITRFGFDADRHPAYLPMALGAGLVTPLQMAGAYSVFANGGYRVNPYLIAEVTDPNGAIVARAQPLMAEQNAPRAIDARNAYVMNSLLQSVAQRGTGAKTNVLKRTDLAGKTGTTNDSHDAWFAGYQHTLAAIAWIGYDNPRSLGDRETGGGLALPVWIDYMGAALKGVPDFKPTMPDGVESLGGELYFTDFTPGHGFVSTVGVPQAPASQEVDDAVPHVDEQEKQDIMNLFRGH from the coding sequence ATGCCTATGCAATCCACGTCTCCTACGCCCCCGCCTCCGTCCCCGGAGCCGAAGAAGCGCCCCTGGTGGCAAAAAGCGCTGTTCGGCTTCGCCGCGATGTGCGTGGCGCTCGTCGTGGCCGGCGGCCTCGTGCTCGGCTATGCGCTCGTCGTCGCGTGGCCGAACATGCCGTCGCTCGACGCGCTGACCGACTATCGGCCGAAGGTGCCGCTGCGCATCTATACGTCCGATCACGTGCTGATCGGCGAATTCGGCGAGGAACGCCGCGACATCGTCCATTTCAAGGACGTCCCCGATTCGCTGAAAAAGGCGATCCTCGCGATCGAGGACGCGCGCTTCTACGATCACGGCGGCGTCGACCTCACCGGCATCCTCCGCGCAGGCGTCGTCGCGCTGACGAACGGCCACGCGACACAGGGCGCGAGTACGATCACGATGCAGGTCGCGCGCAACTTCTTCCTGTCGAGCGAGAAGACGTACACGCGCAAGATCTACGAGATGCTGCTCGCGTACCGGATCGAGCGCGCGCTCACGAAAGATCAGATTCTCGAGGTCTATATGAATCAGATCTATCTCGGCCAGCGCGCGTACGGCTTCGCGAGCGCCGCGCGCGTCTATTTCGGCAAGGACCTGAAAGACATCACGCTCGCCGAAGCGGCGATGCTGGCGGGGCTGCCGAAGGCGCCGTCCGCGTACAACCCGGTCGTCAATCCGAAGCGCGCGAAGGTGCGCCAGGAGTACATCCTGCAGCGGATGCTCGAGCTGAACTTCATCACGCGCGAGCAGTACGACGAAGCCGTCGCGCAGCCGCTCGTCGTCAAGGGCGCGGGTCGCGAGTACAGCGTGCATGCCGAATACGTCGCGGAAATGGTGCGTCAGATGATGTATGCGCAATACCGCGAGGAAACCTACACGCGCGGCTTCAACGTCATCACGACGATCGATTCCGCCGATCAGCAGGTTGCGTATACCGCGCTGCGCAAGGGCATCATGGATTACGAGCGGCGCCACGGCTATCGCGGGCCGGAAGGTTTCATCGAGCTACCTTCGGCCGCGGACGAGCGCGAACAGGCCATCGACGACGCGCTGCTCGAGCACCCGGACAACGGCGAGCTGATCGCGGCCGTCGTCACGGCCGCGAGCCCGCGCCAGATCACCGTCGCGTTCATCGACGGCAGCAGCGCGACGATCGAAGGCGAGAACCTGCGCTTCGCGGCCGGCGCACTGTCGGCGAACGCGCAGCCGAACCGTCGCATTCGTCCGGGCGCAATCGTTCGCGTCGTGAAAAACGACGCGGGCAAATGGTCGATCACGCAGTTGCCGCAGGTCGAAGGCGCGTTCATCTCGATCGTGCCGCAGGACGGCGCGATCCGCTCGCTGGTCGGCGGGTTCGACTACAACAAGAACAAGTTCAACCACGTGACGCAGGCGTGGCGGCAACCCGGTTCGTCGTTCAAGCCGTTCATCTACTCGGCATCGCTCGACAAGGGGCTCGGGCCGGCCACGGTCATCAACGACGGGCCGCTCTATTTCAGCGCGGCCGAAACCGGCGGCCAGCCCTGGGAGCCGAAGAACTACGGCGGCGGCTTCGAAGGGCCGATGTCGATGCGCACCGCGCTGCAGCGCTCGCGCAACCTCGTGTCGATCCGGATCCTCAATCACATCGGCACGAAGTATGCGCAGCAGTACATCACGCGGTTCGGCTTCGACGCCGATCGCCATCCGGCCTATCTGCCGATGGCGCTCGGCGCCGGCCTCGTCACGCCGCTGCAGATGGCCGGCGCGTATTCGGTGTTCGCGAACGGCGGCTATCGCGTGAACCCGTATCTGATCGCGGAAGTCACCGATCCGAACGGTGCGATCGTCGCGCGTGCACAACCGCTCATGGCCGAGCAGAATGCGCCGCGCGCGATCGATGCGCGCAACGCGTACGTGATGAACAGCCTGTTGCAGAGCGTCGCGCAGCGCGGCACCGGCGCGAAGACCAACGTGCTCAAGCGCACCGATCTCGCGGGCAAGACCGGCACGACCAACGATTCGCACGATGCGTGGTTCGCCGGTTATCAGCACACGCTCGCCGCGATCGCGTGGATCGGCTACGACAATCCGCGCAGCCTCGGCGATCGCGAAACCGGCGGCGGCCTCGCGCTGCCGGTGTGGATCGACTACATGGGTGCGGCGCTCAAGGGCGTGCCCGACTTCAAGCCGACGATGCCCGACGGCGTCGAATCGCTCGGCGGCGAGCTGTATTTCACCGACTTCACGCCCGGCCACGGCTTCGTGTCGACCGTCGGTGTGCCGCAGGCGCCCGCATCGCAAGAGGTCGACGATGCCGTGCCGCATGTCGACGAGCAGGAAAAGCAGGACATCATGAACCTGTTCCGCGGCCACTGA
- a CDS encoding type IV pilus secretin PilQ yields the protein MTKLNRYGIAVWFGIGVGAVGLGAAAANAALPPLPAAWPVASTMAEAREAPLPPGVPDGAIDDAIDGAADRAASHAQSDRTHEAASPGASPPPFEHASRVAQHAQPAAPAPALEGPPIPLPPPARMNDAAAHRAGDADDTRRISLNLQRADLTAAFDAFARFTGLNIVVSEQVRGTVTLRLNNVRWRDAFDTLLDTHGLAMSRRGDIVWVTPAAELAVRERERFETHARAADLEPLESRRFELHYARAQDVQRLLAGATGQRLLSKRGAAAADARTNLLFVTDLAPRIAQIADLIAALDRPSRQVRIEARIVEGEQGFSRHLGARLALRAQERPAAAEAAASPAGPRTALDLAARPLAGFDAATAGFTLLAAPLSRVLDVELSALEAQGRGQIVSSPRVVTADRAKALVEQGAELPYQAKVGNGVTGVQFRRATLKLEVEPQITPDGRVVLDLDVTKDSVGEPTAAGPAIHTKHVQTRVEVDDGGTVAIGGIYERLHRHDVTRVPLLGKIPVLGALFRHRAQREQRSELVVFITPTIVSAGCGPPGTADENAEKSGPEAGGAGSTRQSLCQ from the coding sequence GTGACGAAGCTCAACCGGTACGGCATTGCGGTCTGGTTTGGTATCGGAGTCGGCGCCGTCGGCCTCGGCGCGGCTGCGGCGAACGCCGCGTTGCCGCCGCTGCCTGCGGCCTGGCCGGTCGCCTCGACGATGGCTGAAGCGCGCGAGGCGCCGCTGCCGCCGGGCGTGCCGGACGGCGCGATCGATGACGCAATCGACGGTGCGGCCGATCGCGCGGCGTCGCACGCCCAATCCGACCGCACGCACGAAGCCGCCTCACCGGGCGCGAGCCCGCCGCCGTTCGAACACGCATCCCGCGTCGCGCAGCACGCGCAACCGGCCGCGCCGGCACCGGCGCTGGAAGGGCCGCCGATCCCGCTGCCGCCGCCTGCGCGCATGAACGACGCGGCCGCGCATCGCGCAGGCGATGCGGACGATACGCGCCGCATCTCGCTGAACCTGCAGCGCGCGGACCTGACGGCCGCCTTCGACGCATTCGCACGCTTCACGGGCCTGAACATCGTCGTGAGCGAGCAGGTTCGCGGCACCGTGACCTTACGTCTGAACAATGTCCGCTGGCGCGATGCATTCGACACGCTGCTCGACACGCACGGGCTCGCGATGTCCCGGCGCGGCGACATCGTCTGGGTGACGCCGGCCGCCGAACTGGCGGTGCGTGAGCGCGAGCGCTTCGAAACGCACGCGCGTGCCGCCGATCTGGAGCCGCTCGAGAGCCGCCGGTTCGAATTGCACTACGCGCGTGCGCAGGACGTGCAGCGGCTGCTGGCCGGCGCGACCGGCCAGCGCCTGCTGTCGAAGCGCGGTGCCGCGGCGGCCGATGCGCGCACGAACCTGCTGTTCGTCACCGATCTTGCGCCGCGCATCGCCCAGATCGCCGATCTGATCGCGGCACTCGACCGGCCGTCGCGGCAGGTGCGCATCGAGGCGCGCATCGTCGAGGGCGAGCAGGGCTTTTCGCGTCATCTCGGCGCGCGGCTCGCGTTGCGCGCGCAAGAGCGGCCGGCCGCGGCCGAAGCTGCCGCGTCCCCGGCCGGCCCACGCACGGCGCTCGATCTGGCCGCGCGGCCGCTCGCCGGGTTCGATGCGGCGACGGCCGGCTTCACGCTGCTCGCCGCGCCGCTCAGCCGCGTGCTCGACGTCGAGCTGAGCGCGTTGGAGGCGCAGGGGCGCGGCCAGATCGTGTCGAGCCCGCGCGTCGTGACGGCCGATCGCGCGAAGGCGCTCGTCGAGCAGGGCGCGGAGCTGCCGTATCAGGCAAAGGTCGGCAACGGCGTGACGGGCGTGCAGTTCCGCCGCGCGACGCTGAAGCTCGAGGTCGAGCCGCAGATCACGCCGGACGGGCGCGTCGTGCTCGACCTCGACGTGACGAAGGACAGCGTCGGCGAACCGACCGCGGCCGGCCCCGCGATCCATACGAAACACGTGCAGACGCGCGTCGAAGTCGACGACGGCGGCACGGTTGCGATCGGCGGGATCTATGAGCGGCTGCATCGGCACGATGTGACGCGGGTGCCGCTGTTGGGCAAAATACCGGTTCTGGGCGCGCTTTTCCGGCATCGCGCGCAGCGCGAGCAGCGTAGCGAGCTGGTCGTATTCATCACGCCGACGATCGTCAGCGCAGGGTGCGGCCCGCCCGGCACAGCCGACGAAAATGCCGAGAAATCGGGGCCGGAAGCGGGTGGCGCAGGCTCGACAAGGCAGTCGCTTTGCCAGTAA
- a CDS encoding shikimate kinase: MQARDPHANVFFVGLMGAGKTTVGRAVARRLDRTFFDSDHEIEARTGARIPVIFELEGEAGFRDREAQMIAELTQRENIVLATGGGAVLRAENRACLKGNGIVVYLRANPHDLWLRTRKDKNRPLLQTDDPKARLEALYEVRDPLYRECADFVIETGRPSVNGLVNMVLMQLELAGVVAKPLQA; this comes from the coding sequence TTGCAAGCGCGGGACCCACATGCAAACGTATTTTTCGTCGGCCTTATGGGAGCGGGTAAGACCACCGTGGGCCGTGCGGTCGCGCGCCGGCTCGACAGGACGTTCTTCGACTCCGACCACGAAATCGAGGCCCGCACGGGCGCGCGCATTCCGGTGATCTTCGAGCTGGAGGGCGAGGCCGGGTTTCGCGACCGCGAGGCGCAGATGATCGCCGAGCTCACGCAGCGCGAGAACATCGTGCTCGCGACGGGCGGCGGCGCGGTGCTGCGGGCCGAGAATCGCGCATGCCTGAAAGGCAACGGCATCGTCGTCTATCTGCGCGCCAACCCGCACGATCTGTGGCTTCGCACACGCAAGGACAAAAACCGTCCGCTGCTGCAGACCGACGATCCGAAGGCCCGTCTCGAAGCGCTCTACGAAGTGCGCGACCCGCTGTACCGCGAATGCGCGGACTTCGTGATCGAAACGGGCCGCCCGTCCGTCAACGGTCTCGTCAACATGGTGCTGATGCAACTCGAACTGGCGGGCGTCGTCGCCAAGCCGCTACAAGCATGA
- the aroB gene encoding 3-dehydroquinate synthase has protein sequence MITVNVDLGDRAYPIHIGAGLIGRAELFAPHIKGSSVTIVTNTTVDPLYGDALRAALAPLGKHVSTVVLPDGEAYKNWETLNLIFDGLLGERADRKTTLVALGGGVIGDMTGFAAACYMRGVPFIQVPTTLLSQVDSSVGGKTGINHPLGKNMIGAFYQPQAVIADIGALTTLPERELAAGIAEVIKTGAIADAAFFDWIEANVDALNRRDPAALAHAVKRSCEIKASVVAADEREGGLRAILNFGHTFGHAIEAGLGYGEWLHGEAVGCGMVMAADLSVRLGLLDDASRQRLDAVIAAAHLPTRGPALGDARYMELMRVDKKAEAGAIKFILLKRFGDTLITQAPDEAVFATLAHTTR, from the coding sequence ATGATTACTGTCAACGTCGATCTGGGCGACCGCGCCTACCCGATTCACATTGGCGCCGGCCTGATCGGCCGCGCCGAGCTGTTCGCTCCCCACATCAAAGGTTCGTCGGTGACGATCGTCACGAACACGACGGTCGATCCGCTCTACGGCGACGCGCTGCGCGCGGCGCTCGCGCCGCTCGGCAAGCACGTGTCGACGGTCGTGCTGCCCGACGGCGAAGCCTACAAGAACTGGGAAACGCTGAACCTCATTTTCGACGGGCTGCTCGGCGAGCGCGCCGATCGCAAGACGACGCTCGTCGCACTCGGCGGCGGCGTGATCGGCGACATGACGGGCTTTGCCGCCGCCTGCTACATGCGCGGCGTGCCGTTCATCCAGGTGCCGACCACGCTGCTGTCGCAGGTCGATTCGTCGGTCGGCGGCAAGACGGGCATCAATCATCCGCTCGGCAAGAACATGATCGGCGCGTTTTACCAGCCGCAGGCGGTGATCGCCGACATCGGCGCGCTGACGACGCTGCCCGAGCGCGAGCTCGCGGCCGGCATCGCCGAGGTCATCAAGACCGGCGCGATCGCCGATGCCGCATTCTTCGACTGGATCGAGGCGAACGTCGACGCGCTGAACCGGCGCGATCCCGCGGCGCTTGCGCATGCGGTGAAGCGGTCGTGCGAGATCAAGGCGAGCGTCGTCGCGGCCGACGAGCGCGAGGGCGGCCTGCGCGCGATCCTCAATTTCGGACATACGTTCGGCCACGCGATCGAGGCGGGCCTCGGCTACGGCGAATGGCTGCACGGCGAGGCGGTCGGCTGCGGGATGGTGATGGCGGCCGATCTGTCGGTGCGGCTCGGGCTGCTCGACGACGCGTCGCGGCAGCGGCTCGACGCGGTGATCGCGGCCGCGCATCTACCGACGCGCGGGCCGGCGCTCGGCGATGCGCGTTACATGGAGCTGATGCGCGTCGACAAGAAGGCCGAAGCCGGCGCGATCAAGTTCATTTTGCTGAAGCGCTTCGGCGATACGCTGATCACGCAGGCGCCCGACGAAGCGGTGTTCGCTACACTGGCGCATACGACCCGGTAA
- a CDS encoding deoxyguanosinetriphosphate triphosphohydrolase codes for MPETGRGPAAAVVEPPTLAALEAHLAPYAAHASQSRGRRYPEAPPAARTEFQRDRDRIVHSTAFRRLEYKTQVFVNHEGDLFRTRLTHSLEVAQIARSVARNLRLNEDLVEAISLAHDLGHTPFGHAGQDALNACMREYGGFEHNLQSLAVVDELEEHYGAFNGLNLCFETREGILKHCSRENARKLGALGERFLQGRQPSLEAQLANIADEIAYNNHDVDDGLRSGLITIEQLAEVELWQRHYEQALAEFPHLEGRRLVHETVRRIINTLIVDLIDETTRNLARVAPASIDDVRAAPPLVSHSEPVAAQAAALKRFLFKNLYRHYKVMRMASKAQRVVTGLFDAFIDDPRLLPPPYQSDDRAQQPRLVAHYIAGMTDRFALKEYQRLFVINDN; via the coding sequence CTGCCCGAAACCGGCCGTGGCCCAGCCGCCGCCGTCGTCGAGCCGCCCACGCTGGCGGCGCTGGAAGCCCACCTCGCTCCGTATGCCGCGCATGCCTCGCAATCGCGCGGCCGCCGCTACCCGGAGGCGCCGCCCGCGGCACGCACCGAATTCCAGCGCGACCGCGACCGCATCGTTCACTCCACCGCGTTTCGCCGGCTCGAATACAAGACGCAGGTATTCGTCAATCACGAAGGCGACCTGTTCCGCACGCGTCTCACGCATAGCCTCGAAGTCGCGCAGATCGCGCGTTCGGTCGCGCGGAACCTGCGCCTGAACGAGGATCTCGTCGAAGCGATCTCGCTCGCGCACGATCTCGGCCATACGCCGTTCGGTCATGCCGGGCAGGATGCGCTGAATGCCTGCATGCGCGAATACGGCGGCTTCGAACACAACCTGCAGAGCCTCGCGGTCGTCGACGAGCTCGAGGAACATTACGGCGCGTTCAACGGGTTGAACCTGTGTTTCGAAACGCGCGAAGGGATCCTGAAGCATTGCTCGCGCGAGAACGCGCGCAAGCTCGGTGCGCTCGGCGAGCGTTTCCTGCAGGGGCGGCAGCCGTCGCTCGAAGCGCAGCTCGCGAACATCGCGGACGAGATCGCCTACAACAATCACGACGTCGACGACGGTCTGCGCTCGGGGCTGATCACGATCGAGCAGCTCGCGGAAGTCGAGCTGTGGCAGCGCCACTACGAGCAGGCGCTCGCCGAGTTTCCCCATCTCGAAGGCCGCCGCCTCGTGCACGAGACGGTGCGCCGCATCATCAACACGCTGATCGTCGACCTGATCGACGAAACGACGCGCAATCTCGCGCGCGTCGCGCCCGCATCGATCGACGACGTGCGCGCGGCGCCGCCGCTCGTATCGCACAGCGAGCCCGTGGCCGCGCAGGCGGCCGCGCTCAAGCGTTTCCTATTCAAGAACCTGTATCGCCACTACAAGGTGATGCGCATGGCGAGCAAGGCGCAGCGCGTCGTCACCGGGCTGTTCGATGCGTTCATCGACGATCCGCGCCTGCTGCCGCCGCCCTATCAGTCCGACGATCGCGCGCAGCAGCCGCGTCTCGTCGCGCATTACATCGCCGGGATGACCGACCGGTTCGCGCTGAAGGAGTACCAGCGGCTGTTCGTCATCAACGACAACTGA